The Streptomyces sp. NBC_01463 DNA window TGGATCTGCACTCGGCCCGGCACACGTTCGATGCCGTCCCCGCCAACACCCTTGACGCGGAGTTGCTGGACGTCCCCGAGGGCTTCCCGCTGCTCAGGGAGCGGCGCCTCACGACGGACTCCCAGGGCACTCCCGTCGAATGGTCCGAGGACCGCTACCGCTCGGACACCGCGACCGTGACGGTCACCAACACGCGCAGCTCCCGCACCGCCATGCTGTGAACACGGCCTGCGCCTGAAGGAGCTCGCTCGCCGTGCTGTCAGAGTTCGGCGTCGCCCCACTCCTGGACGGCCACCTCGTCGCCGACCGACAGCTTCCCCGTCCGCAGCACGGCGAACTTCGCGCCGAACACCACGCCCCCGCTCGCCGCCCGGCGGTAGTCCGCGAGCGTGCGCAGGGGTTCCGGCCCCTGCCGCGCCCCGGCCTCCTGCTCGACCAGAGTGACCGCACAGCGCACCGCGAGCTTGGCATAGCCCAGCCGGGTCCCGCCGATGGTCATACGGCGTGCGCGGTCCTCGGCGTGCGGTGCGGCCGCCCAGTCTCCGCCGTCGCTGTCATGACCGTGGCCGTGGCGGGTGTCGACGACGATGTTCGGACGGAAGCGGTTCATCGACAGGGGCGGGGCGCCACGCTCGGCCATCCGCTGGTTGAGGAGGGTGAGGGAGGCGCGGGACAGCAGGTGCACGGCGTTGCTGTCGGCATAGCCGGAGGTGCCAGGGGTCAGCCCGTCGGTGACCCGGTCGTGCTCCGGCGGGACGCGGACCAGACGGCTGGGCGCGCCGAGGACCTCCGAGAGCCAGGCGGCGGCGTCGTCCCCCTGGTCGATCCCCTGGAAGGCGGTGCCGAACAGTTCGACGTCGCGGCGCGGTGCGGACGTGGTCACGTCGAGGCGCACCGTGCCGTAACGGCCGGCTTCTTCGGCCGAGTTGAGCTCCAGCCGAGTGCCGTCGGCGCTGATGGCGGGCCGGATCAGGGCGAGGCGGGGGTGGCGGCGCTGGGTGCGGAAGATCCCGTCCTCGCTGATGACCATGAAGCTTCGGTCGTGCGCGAGGCCCGCCGGTGTGAGGAGCGCATCGCTCATCGACGTACCGGCGCATCCCTTGATGGGGTAACAGATCAGCTCCATGACGTCGGCCATGTGCCGCCTCCTTCGATCGACGGCCAATGTAGAACGTCAGCCTTGATGAGGTGATGCCATCGGCCCGCGGGCCACGCAACCACCTCGTCGATCATCCCACCCGTGGTCAGCGGCCACGGGCATCCCTCACCGGTGCGGAATGAGGCAGAACTCGTTCCCCTCGGGGTCCGCCAGGACGCAGTGCTCCGCATGGCGGGCCAGGAC harbors:
- a CDS encoding MOSC N-terminal beta barrel domain-containing protein; protein product: MADVMELICYPIKGCAGTSMSDALLTPAGLAHDRSFMVISEDGIFRTQRRHPRLALIRPAISADGTRLELNSAEEAGRYGTVRLDVTTSAPRRDVELFGTAFQGIDQGDDAAAWLSEVLGAPSRLVRVPPEHDRVTDGLTPGTSGYADSNAVHLLSRASLTLLNQRMAERGAPPLSMNRFRPNIVVDTRHGHGHDSDGGDWAAAPHAEDRARRMTIGGTRLGYAKLAVRCAVTLVEQEAGARQGPEPLRTLADYRRAASGGVVFGAKFAVLRTGKLSVGDEVAVQEWGDAEL